A stretch of the Candidatus Woesearchaeota archaeon genome encodes the following:
- a CDS encoding SEC-C domain-containing protein: protein MEEFAYWYNYVRKQSDTNKTPADMYEEIYGEKPPKEVIKASRMINFGWDDDYDEELIGLIEELKNYDYQKEDNLNYNIIRKKLEPTINKIIKKGENSLNYIHELLENEETWSCLFSLEILSKIKNKKSIPYLIKFIEKNENGDCFENCEIALEALVNIGNSAVEEIICSLETGLKNKIYHSYLFETLSKINNPKGKEFRLGLLNDYLNNPQKYQGWFDLTMFICNFNDDEKEVLPFLKELKKMNLSKEENLELDSAIEMMECPELYEKKINLELKEIEPLIKKIFGGVVKKGLCPCGSGKKYEKCCLKKEREI from the coding sequence ATGGAAGAGTTTGCTTACTGGTATAATTATGTAAGAAAACAAAGTGATACCAATAAGACCCCTGCGGATATGTATGAAGAAATTTATGGAGAAAAACCTCCTAAAGAGGTAATTAAAGCAAGTAGAATGATAAATTTTGGTTGGGATGATGATTATGATGAAGAACTTATTGGTTTAATTGAAGAATTAAAAAATTATGACTATCAAAAAGAAGATAATCTAAATTATAATATAATTAGAAAAAAATTAGAACCAACAATTAATAAAATTATTAAGAAAGGGGAAAATTCTTTAAATTATATTCATGAACTTTTAGAAAATGAAGAAACTTGGAGTTGCTTATTTTCTTTGGAAATTCTAAGTAAAATAAAAAATAAAAAATCAATTCCATATCTTATAAAATTTATAGAAAAAAATGAAAATGGGGATTGCTTTGAAAATTGTGAGATTGCTTTAGAAGCATTAGTTAATATAGGTAATTCTGCAGTAGAAGAGATTATTTGTTCCTTAGAAACTGGACTTAAAAATAAAATTTATCATAGTTATTTATTTGAAACTTTATCAAAAATTAATAATCCAAAAGGGAAAGAATTTAGATTGGGATTATTGAATGATTATCTCAATAACCCCCAAAAATATCAAGGTTGGTTTGATTTAACGATGTTTATTTGTAATTTTAATGATGATGAAAAGGAGGTTCTTCCTTTTTTAAAAGAACTTAAAAAAATGAATTTAAGTAAAGAAGAAAACCTTGAGCTTGATAGCGCTATTGAAATGATGGAATGTCCTGAATTATACGAGAAAAAAATTAATCTAGAATTAAAAGAAATTGAACCTTTAATTAAAAAAATATTTGGCGGTGTTGTAAAGAAGGGGCTTTGCCCCTGTGGTTCTGGAAAAAAGTACGAAAAATGTTGTTTGAAAAAGGAAAGAGAAATATAG